A part of Candida albicans SC5314 chromosome 2, complete sequence genomic DNA contains:
- a CDS encoding uncharacterized protein (Protein of unknown function; possibly an essential gene, disruptants not obtained by UAU1 method): MSTSEFLRSSPTRDDNDNDYDLKKPIISTQTPLHNKISSIPLTKSSTSTSLKNQQQQQQQFTMGTPSITASASKYINQSLNLSGWTPLISKTYSNEQLLLFNSTPNRLVFSNNTNNNNNNNNNNNNSNSNTSINDLDFQGFGLTPFINHNINVLGSATSTNQFNPNFTPYHEKIFQNANDFYIDSPIRFGINNNNNNTTTNNNNSNNNQNFTSNQDIQAITPSKFTLNSVANKKILQDPLKSATKRSIALLDTPPRQPHKLSITTKAEKNEIDTPEHETNGKESINNDDDDDDNNKENRNSSLVNDKLKVLQKKIEIEAEVEVDDDDDDDDDEDFDKKAFLQTPSKVLRDVTNKPKIQFQTPAKQKLLAPSSPSTIIISSPAKGDDDDDEEKEEEEGNDKDGIRGNKKGKSNIVINIENDKDDESLMVPPSPTPAKNLPKKPMMGVFSEKKSNSTTGGNQNLFSHFNNKTDDIIGNNKFKNKNKSKHNQSAQPSQPQLSQSQSQPQPQSTTFNFKDNRKKAANKAKMQAGMNKFQIVLTDVHTLINKKKKNTKDDDQKKQQPQQQQKQKESQKEKQQQTSNNKSDKKIISKQSTQSLPPPPPPPPQAPTLTTTPQLTHQSSSLQDHNVTMNSSKDHSSIISAGNNSMNTSHFNITTDHSSFEFGGLSSTPNSKFLLDKIFEKPSPQTTNYFLQQQQQQQQQIQQIQQIQQLQQLQQLQQQQQQIISMIPSQDGSNSTMPPPLGKQQQQQQSVQFIASQFPLMTMTMSTPQHQGIINYNPQIFTNNGSSINNDGNSSTTSSSNSQETSPDGLFNYGSTPQGISMFQSGHTGGHSLHSFNQSRSTTGTTDNNNTLPQFDEEM; this comes from the coding sequence ATGTCAACTAGTGAGTTTCTACGTTCCTCTCCAACTAGggatgataatgataatgattatgatCTTAAGAAACCTATAATTTCTACTCAGACACCTTTACATAACAAGATTTCTTCTATCCCATTAactaaatcatcaacatcaacatctttaaagaatcaacaacaacaacaacaacaatttacAATGGGTACACCATCTATAACTGCATCAGCGTCGAAATATATCAACCAATCCTTAAACTTGAGTGGATGGACACCATTAATTTCCAAAACTTATTCCAAtgaacaattattattattcaattcaacaCCAAACAGACTTGTATTTTCAAACaacactaataataataataataacaacaacaacaacaacaatagtaatAGCAACACTTCCATAAATGATTTAGATTTCCAAGGGTTTGGTTTAACTCCTTTTATAAATCATAATATTAATGTTTTGGGTAGTGCTacatcaacaaatcaattcaatccTAATTTTACTCCTTATCATGAAAAAATCTTTCAAAATGCTAATGATTTTTATATCGATTCACCAATTAGATTTggtattaataataataataataatactactactaataataataatagtaataacaATCAAAACTTTACTTCGAATCAAGATATTCAAGCTATTACTCCTTCAAAATTTACTCTTAATAGTGTTGCTAATAAGAAAATCTTACAAGATCCTTTGAAAAGTGCTACCAAAAGATCAATAGCTTTACTTGATACTCCACCTAGACAACCTCATAAATTGAGTATTACTACCAAGGCAgagaaaaatgaaattgatacGCCAGAACATGAAACAAATGGGAAAGAAAGTATAaacaatgatgatgatgatgatgataataataaagaaaacagAAATTCAAGTTTGgtaaatgataaattaaaagtacttcaaaagaaaattgaaattgaagcTGAAGTCGAAgttgacgatgatgatgacgatgacgatgatgaagattttgataaaaaggCATTTTTGCAAACACCATCCAAAGTTCTTCGAGATGTCACtaataaaccaaaaatcCAATTTCAAACTCCAGCAAAGCAAAAATTATTAGCACCTAGTTCACCATctacaattattatttccaGTCCAGCTAAAGGagatgacgatgacgatgaagaaaaagaagaagaagaaggaaacGATAAAGATGGAATTCGTGGTAACAAGAAGGGGAAGAGTAATATTGTGATCAATATTGAGAATGATAAAGATGATGAATCTTTAATGGTGCCACCGAGTCCAACACCAGCGAAAAATTTACCTAAAAAACCAATGATGGGAGTATTTTCTGAAAAGAAATCGAATTCAACTACTGGTGGcaatcaaaatttatttagtcatttcaacaataaaacaGATGATAtaattggtaataataaatttaaaaacaagaataaaTCCAAACACAATCAACTGGCCCAACCACTGCAACCACAACTATCCCAATCCCAATCACAGCCACAACCACAATCGAcaactttcaattttaagGACAATAGGAAAAAAGCAGCAAATAAAGCAAAAATGCAAGCAGGTatgaataaatttcaaattgtatTAACTGACGTACACACATTAATcaataagaagaagaaaaacaccaaagatgatgatcaaaagaaacaacaaccacagcagcaacaaaaacagaaaGAACTGCAAAAagagaaacaacaacaaacaagtaataataaatctgATAAAAAGATTAtatcaaaacaatcaaCACAGTCTCTACCgcctccaccaccaccaccaccacaagcACCAacattaacaacaactccACAATTAACTCATCAACTGTCATCATTACAAGATCACAATGTAACTATGAATAGTTCTAAAGATCATAGTAGTATAATATCTGCCGGTAATAACAGTATGAATACTAGTCATTTTAATATTACAACTGATCATtcatcatttgaatttggtgGATTATCATCAACGCCGAATTCgaaatttttattagataaaatatttgaaaagcCATCACCACAAACCACCAATTATTtcttacaacaacaacaacaacagcaacaacaaatccaacaaatccaacaaatccaacaactacaacaattacaacaattgcaacaacaacaacaacaaattataCTGATGATACCTTCACAAGATGGATCAAATAGTACAATGCCACCACCTCTAggaaaacaacaacaacaacaacaatcagTACAATTTATTGCTTCACAATTCCCATTAATGACAATGACAATGTCAACTCCTCAACATCAAGGTATAATTAATTACAATCCTCAAATTTTTACCAATAATGGttcttcaataaataatgatggtaatagtagtactactagtagtagtaatagtcAAGAAACTTCACCTGATggattatttaattatgGTAGTACACCACAAGGAATTTCAATGTTTCAAAGTGGTCATACTGGTGGTCATAGTCTTCATTcatttaatcaatcaagATCTACTACTGGTACTactgataataataatactcTTCCTcaatttgatgaagaaatgtGA
- the GRE2 gene encoding Gre2p (Putative reductase; Nrg1 and Tup1-regulated; benomyl- and hyphal-induced; macrophage/pseudohyphal-repressed; repressed by low iron; possibly involved in osmotic stress response; stationary phase enriched protein; Spider biofilm induced) translates to MSGETVFVTGATGYIAQHIIKQLLSKGYSVIGSVRSQSKGEQLKELITAHHQDTTGDAKFDYVIVESLIEPGAFDSILQNHKEVGVFIHSASPIPFATDNVEKDILQPAIDGTKNVLTSIKKYGNENIKKLVITSSIAAVEPLGTGQTEPKTISEKDWNPITFEQGLANPAVAYYASKTLAEREVWKFVDENKNQLNFDVAVINPSFVFGPQAFGIKDKSAALRSTGEIINSVLKLKSNDPIPSLVASFIDVRDVARAHIIAFEDDDAIGQRLILDNEIFTKELIAHLIKKNFPSLDIPEGDIVKSEEEIANYPWRVDSTKTEKILGFKYISLDKSVVDTVNQLI, encoded by the coding sequence atgTCTGGAGAAACAGTTTTTGTCACTGGTGCAACTGGATATATTGCTCAAcatattattaaacaattattatctaAAGGTTATTCTGTAATTGGATCGGTTCGATCCCAATCTAAAGgtgaacaattgaaagaattaattaCTGCTCATCATCAAGATACTACTGGTGATgctaaatttgattatgtTATAGTTGAAAGTCTTATTGAACCAGGAGCATTTGATTCGATTTTACAAAATCATAAAGAAGTTGGAGTTTTCATTCATAGTGCTTCACCAATCCCATTTGCTACTgataatgttgaaaaagatattttACAACCAGCTATAGATGGGAcaaaaaatgttttaacatcaattaaaaaatatggTAATGAGAATATTAAAAAGTTGGTTATAACTTCATCAATTGCTGCTGTTGAACCATTGGGTACGGGACAAACTGAACCTAAAACAATTCTGGAAAAAGATTGGAATCCAATTACTTTTGAACAAGGTCTTGCTAATCCAGCAGTTGCTTATTATGCTTCTAAAACATTAGCAGAAAGAGAAGTTTGGAAATTTGTcgatgaaaataaaaaccaattaaattttgatgTTGCCGTGATTAATCCTCTGTTTGTATTTGGACCTCAAGCATTTGGAATTAAAGATAAATCAGCAGCATTAAGATCAACGGgagaaatcattaattccgtattgaaattgaaatcaaatgatcCAATTCCATCGTTAGTAGCATCATTTATTGATGTTCGTGATGTTGCTAGAGCACATATTATTGCCTTTGAGGATGATGATGCTATTGGTCAACGATTAATTTTAGATAATGAAATATTCactaaagaattgattgctcatttaattaaaaagaatttcCCTTCTTTGGATATCCCAGAAGGTGATATTGTTAAaagtgaagaagaaattgcaAATTATCCTTGGAGAGTAGATAGTAccaaaactgaaaaaattttgggaTTCAAATATATTTCATTGGATAAAAGTGTTGTTGATACtgttaatcaattgatttga
- a CDS encoding uncharacterized protein (Protein of unknown function; flow model biofilm induced; nitric oxide-repressed), which translates to MGLFDLLPFPRGGGVADSTTTTIPTYDSTKDSINLQVKSLLYLFKRLKIYQLASFLNRDNNYELKYIGNTTIDNTNPIHIKLDKIYNLERFLQILIYEDEYKILVDFTKNKFRSLCFMTEYPYGKVLVSMATGSFPQFIDEDEDGDSFENFKFILFPLKNVTIEQMGRLLTKSDIYIEHKNVSTSKRYMIAIESINEVLGFDGNKSDITIFDITITQKNQIIKQYLIKLAIQVQLTRIYQEYIKQHPIVITGDPFVTPPSSPTKKQSISSISPMKKIPTLRKSMSNLTLNGNTSGVNYNKAPSVPSVPSSPTRLRPQKSMSKLNSKPSISKMKLEELYNPVASPRGKIHQEVKPSSIRSNSSNPINGVGSEDFDNDIDIDIDNKENFRWDVYNKCKLAILEKLKVEKLRIDQKIVV; encoded by the coding sequence ATGggattatttgatttgttaCCATTCCCAAGAGGAGGAGGTGTGGCAGATAGTACAACTACCACAATTCCAACATATGATTCAACTAAAGATTCTATAAATTTACAAgtcaaatcattattatatctattcaaaagattaaaaatttaccaATTAGCATCATTTTTAAACCGTGACAATAattatgaattgaaatatatCGGAAATACAACTATTGACAACACCAATCCTATACATATAAAATTGGacaaaatttataatttggaaagatttttacaaattttaatttatgaagatgaatataaaatattagttgattttacaaaaaataaatttcgATCTTTATGTTTTATGACAGAATATCCTTATGGTAAAGTCTTGGTGTCAATGGCGACTGGTAGTTTCCcacaatttattgatgagGATGAAGATGGTGATAGTTTcgaaaatttcaaatttattttattcccattgaaaaatgttacaattgaacaaatggGACGATTGTTAACCAAATCGgatatttatattgaacATAAAAATGTTTCAACTCTGAAACGATACATGATTGCCATagaatcaattaatgaagTGTTAGGGTTTGATGGTAATAAATCTGATATTACCATATTCGATATCACCATAACTcaaaaaaaccaaataataaaacaatatttaatcaaattggCAATTCAAGTTCAATTGACAAGAATATATCAAGAATATATAAAACAACATCCAATAGTAATAACAGGAGATCCTTTCGTGACTCCTCCATCTTCACCAactaaaaaacaaagtatTCTGTCAATTTCaccaatgaaaaaaattcctACATTAAGAAAATCAATGTCAAATTTAACCCTCAATGGTAATACTAGTGGTGTTAATTATAATAAGGCACCTTCAGTACCTTCAGTACcttcatcaccaacaaGATTAAGGCCCCAAAAATCAATGAGTAAATTGAACAGTAAACCATCAATactgaaaatgaaattggaAGAATTATATAATCCTGTGGCATCACCTCGTGGGAAgatacaccaagaagttaaacCTAGTAGTATTAGAAGTAACAGTAGTAATCCTATCAATGGTGTTGGCTCGgaagattttgataatgatattgatattgatattgataataaagaaaatttccGTTGGGATGTTTATAATAAATGTAAATTAGcaatattggaaaaattgaaagttgaaaaattaagaaTAGACCAAAAAATAGTTGTTTAA
- a CDS encoding uncharacterized protein (Has domain(s) with predicted catalytic activity, coenzyme binding activity and role in cellular metabolic process), which translates to MTDKTNFPTTVFVSGASGFIAQELIKQLIIKGYNVIGSVRSTTKGESIKSNLTSSSTTQSLNSDLFNYTIIKDISSPGAFDNVLKQYPEIEIFLHTASPFHFKAGNIEQELLIPAINGTKNALLAIKQFGHKIKHVVITSSVVAVGKFGKFPRTSTGSTSLSSSVVVADENSWNPITWEMSLKNPFYGYFGSKTFAEKEVWKFLQIENPKFNITTINPGMVLGPQAFPINNHNGGGAGGAGGTNNLELNTSSQEIVRLLNLSTVDDVNKVKISTKVENTFIDVRDVAKAHIIAFEKPKQTKNKRLLLIEDIYNEQTLLNIINNNFPQLNLPKGEPITGQIDESKLNNTWNTTQTKTIFGDKYIGIEKSVIDSVNQILEAKNEGNPQCKL; encoded by the coding sequence ATGACTGATAAAACTAATTTTCCTACTACAGTATTTGTATCTGGTGCTTCTGGATTCATTGCTCAAGaattaatcaaacaattgataataaaagGATATAATGTTATAGGATCAGTAAGATCCACCACTAAAGGagaatcaattaaatccaATTTAACATCCTCATCAACCACACAATCATTGAATAgtgatttgtttaattaTACAATTATTAAAGATATTTCATCACCAGGAGCATTTGATAATGtattaaaacaatatcCCGAAATTGAGATTTTTTTACATACAGCATCACCATTTCATTTTAAAGCAGGAAATATTgaacaagaattattaattcCTGCAATTAATGGTACTAAAAATGCCTTATTGgcaattaaacaatttggTCATAAAATTAAACATGTAGTGATTACTTCATCAGTAGTTGCCGTTGGAAAATTTGGGAAATTTCCTCGTACCAGTACGGGCTCAACATCATTGTCTTCATCAGTGGTGGTTGCTGATGAAAATTCATGGAATCCAATTACTTGGGAAATgtcattgaaaaatccTTTTTATGGATATTTTGGTTCGAAAACTTTTGCTGAAAAAGAAGTTTGGAaatttttacaaattgaaaatccaaaatttaatataaCGACAATTAATCCAGGTATGGTATTAGGACCACAAGCATTTCCCATAAACAACCataatggtggtggtgctggtggtgctggtggTACTAACAATTTAGAATTGAATACTTCATCACAAGAAATAGTTCgattattgaatttatcaactgttgatgatgttaaTAAAGTTAAGATTTCAACTAAAGTAGAGAATACATTTATTGATGTTAGAGATGTTGCAAAAGCTCATATTATAGCATTTGAAAAACCTaaacaaactaaaaataaacgATTACTATTAATTGAAGATATTTATAATGAACAAACATTACttaatatcattaataacaattttCCTCAATTAAATTTACCAAAAGGTGAACCTATTACTGGtcaaattgatgaatccaaattaaataatactTGGAATACTACACAAACTAAAACCATTTTTGGTGATAAATATattggaattgaaaaaagtgTGATTGATTCAgttaatcaaattcttgaagCTAAGAATGAGGGTAATCCTCAATGTAAATTGTAA
- a CDS encoding uncharacterized protein (Ortholog of C. dubliniensis CD36 : Cd36_21050, C. parapsilosis CDC317 : CPAR2_104310, Candida tenuis NRRL Y-1498 : CANTEDRAFT_104515 and Debaryomyces hansenii CBS767 : DEHA2F01650g) has protein sequence MIPLKQITWNKNSIFQNTLILSKKNLSKNSLLLSLSSSMFQKPHPKQILRPPQNKSQTPSTNPADILKKNDILMYSTKPTNYIESVTKNGFHLSNNLLIESKLNKIPQIGTLNATTTTSASKNDSAIGLMLLQSEAFEIKLNSNTINIIDDWYVDFKINTSSSSSSNDGDGDSIIKIFELIHPKPEILIVGLGKKSRMLSIENKNFFSNLGIQLEITNSNNGAKIFDLLATERPNVIGAILLPPNI, from the coding sequence aTGATCCcattaaaacaaataacTTGGAATAAgaattcaatatttcaGAACACTTTAATACTATcgaagaaaaatttatctaaaaattctttattattatcattatcatcatcaatgtTTCAAAAACCTCATCCAAAGCAAATTTTACGACCACCCCAAAATAAATCACAAACTCCATCGACTAATCCGGctgatattttgaaaaaaaatgatattttaaTGTATTCTACAAAACCTACTAATTATATTGAATCAGTAACGAAAAATGGATTCCatttatctaataatttactCATTGAatctaaattgaataaaatccCACAAATAGGGACCCTCAATgctactaccaccactagTGCTAGTAAAAATGATAGTGCTATTGGATTAATGTTATTGCAATCCGAAgcatttgaaataaaattgaattctaataccataaatataattgatgattggtacgttgatttcaaaataaatactagtagtagtagtagtagtaatgatggtgatggtgatagtattattaaaatatttgaattgattcatCCAAAACCAGAAATCTTAATTGTTGGATTAGgtaaaaaatcaagaatgttatcaattgaaaataaaaattttttttcaaatttaggAATTCAATTAGAAATTACAAATTCTAATAATGGGGctaaaatatttgatttattggcTACTGAACGTCCTAATGTAATTGGAGCAATTTTATTACCTCCaaatatataa
- a CDS encoding uncharacterized protein (Ortholog(s) have actin filament binding, actin monomer binding activity and role in actin cortical patch organization, actin filament depolymerization, actin filament severing, sequestering of actin monomers) has product MSTQSGITISSQLNDAYKNLSTNSALIIKISSDSTELIPDQIITGSDNTTSTTKDITILEPIFEKLINQISQEFPHPSYIVISYNSNQYFISFIPDIAPIKQKMLYASTKNSLITSLGGNKLIKKFAWTELDELTLNYFIKSIDDDQGSNIKKEEEEELNLLLTEDEITLQKLNNLSLYSTTNHHHHGFKKKLPSMTNDDGSTTGSGNADQDILYKFTPELTEQLQSIIENSSPESSNDNDNKKSLISFNIDTTKELLTLKSIDTQIEINQLIDTLNNHTSSRISPQYILYNYQIGKLAFIYSCPSGSSVKDRMIYASFKNSLINHLNQLIKSTNIDDDIIIDKNIEVGDLDEIELSQLQDANELIHDTNTNGNNNSSSNSLSSNNSSLSSKNGLKFNKPKGPRRR; this is encoded by the coding sequence ATGTCAACTCAATCAGGTATTACAATTTCATCACAATTGAATGATGCTTATAAAAACTTGTCTACTAATTCAGcattaattattaaaatttcatcTGATTCCACTGAATTGATTCCTGATCAAATTATCACTGGATCTGATAATACTACATCAACCACTAAAGATATCACTATTCTTGAACctatatttgaaaaattgattaatcaaATATCTCAAGAATTCCCTCATCCTTCATATATTGTAATATCTTATAATTCTAATCAATATTTCATTAGTTTTATACCTGATATTGCTCctattaaacaaaaaatgcTTTATGCATCGAcgaaaaattcattaattacaAGTTTAGGtggtaataaattgattaaaaaatttgcttGGACAGAATTAGACGAATTGacattaaattattttattaaatcaattgatgatgacCAGGGATCTAAcattaaaaaagaagaagaagaagaattaaatttattattgacagaagatgaaatcacattacaaaaattgaataatttatcactttattcaacaacaaatcatcatcatcatggatttaagaaaaaattgcCATCAATGACCAATGATGATGGTTCTACTACTGGTAGTGGTAATGCTGATCAAgatatattatataaatttacACCAGAATTAACTGAACAAttacaatcaataattgagAATTCTTCACCTGAATCcagtaatgataatgataataagaaatcattaatttcttttaatattgATACCACAAAAGAGTTATTAactttaaaatcaattgatactcaaattgaaattaatcaattaattgatactTTAAATAACCATACTTCTTCAAGAATTTCTCCAcaatatattttatataattatcaaattggaaaattggCATTTATATATTCTTGTCCATCTGGATCATCAGTTAAAGATAGAATGATTTATGcatcatttaaaaatagtttaatcaatcatttgaatcaattgataaaatcaaccaacattgatgatgacattatcattgataaaaatattgaagtTGGTGATTtagatgaaattgaattgagtCAATTACAAGATGCCAATGAATTAATTCATGATACTAATActaatggtaataataatagtagtagcaattctttatcttctaataattcatcattatcttctAAAAATGGATTGAAGTTTAATAAACCAAAAGGtccaagaagaagataa
- the LSP1 gene encoding lipid-binding protein (Eisosome component with a predicted role in endocytosis; protein present in exponential and stationary growth phase yeast cultures; caspofungin repressed; biofilm induced; fungal-specific (no human/murine homolog); sumoylation target) — protein sequence MHRTYSLRSTRAPTASQLQAPPPPPSSTKSKFFGKGSISHTFRKQAAGALGPELSRKLAILIKMEKNLMRSIEITSRERKDVAKQLSLWGEANEDDISDITDKLGVLIYEVGELEDQFIDRYDQYRITLKSIRDIEGSVQPSRERKQKITDQIAYLKYKDPQSPKINVLEQELVRAEAESLVAEAQLSNITREKLKTAFNYQFDSIREHAEKIALIAGYGKALLELLDESPVTPGETRPAYDGYEASKQIIIDAENALASWTFDSAVVRPTLSLAAHDEEAEEDLEGAYEDDELANEAENLRIAEKDFDEVEAKIAA from the coding sequence atgcATAGAACTTATTCTTTAAGATCCACTAGAGCTCCAACTGCATCTCAATTACAAGCTccacctccaccaccatcatctaccaaatccaaattttttggtAAAGGTTCGATTAGTCATACTTTCCGTAAACAAGCTGCTGGTGCTTTAGGTCCAGAATTGTCGAGAAAATTGGCcattttaattaaaatggaaaaaaatttaatgagatcaattgaaatcacTTCTCGTGAAAGAAAAGATGTTGCTAAACAATTATCTTTATGGGGTGAAGctaatgaagatgatattAGTGATATCACTGATAAATTGGGGGTTTTAATCTATGAAGTTGGTGAATTGGAAgatcaatttattgatagATATGATCAATATAGAATCACTTTGAAATCTATTAGAGATATTGAAGGTTCAGTTCAACCAAGtagagaaagaaaacaaaaaattactgATCAAATTGcttatttgaaatataaaGATCCTCAATCACCAAAAATTAATGTTTTAGAACAAGAATTGGTTAGAGCTGAAGCTGAATCTTTAGTTGCTGAAGCTCAATTGAGTAATATTACTagagaaaaattgaaaactgcttttaattatcaatttgattctaTTAGAGAACACGCTGAAAAAATTGCTTTAATTGCTGGTTATGGTAAAGCTTTATTAGAATTATTAGATGAAAGTCCAGTCACTCCAGGTGAAACTAGACCAGCTTATGACGGTTATGAAGCTtctaaacaaattattattgatgcTGAAAACGCTTTAGCTTCTTGGACTTTTGATTCTGCCGTTGTTCGTCCAACTTTATCATTAGCTGCTCATGATGAAGAAgcagaagaagatttagaaGGTGCttatgaagatgatgaattggCTAATGAAGCTGAAAATTTAAGAATTGctgaaaaagattttgatgaagttgaagCTAAAATTGCTGCTtaa